CTAAGGAGTCCTACACAAAACAAGTGACACAGAAATACACAACGTGCAGTCATTGTCATTACAAAATACTTAAACATATGAACACTGCAACATATTGGTGaacttaatattttatcttctatttccTGTGCAGACTCAGATGTCATATTGCCAACAGCCCTAGTCTGAGCAACCTTCCACTTAACATGTCTTTTTATTGGAGATGGGGGGTCATCAAGACTTGCTGGATTATCACTCAACAATGCTTCCTCTTGTATCCTTTTTCGTTTCTCGTCTAACAATTTCTTCTCAAGCAAATCATATCCCCCACGTGAAAGTACGTGAGGGCAGTCGTTGTGTTTTTGAATTGATTGTGCTCGTTTCCTAATACCCTGTAATGTGACATACATAATTGCTGaaagttttttgaaattaaaataatcaaattggtAAAAAGATATTCATTTGAAGTTACGATAGACAGATTTAACTAACCTCCCAGTTAGGTGTGAGTCGGGTTTCTTCAAATTGTTTCCACGCTTCAGGATCTAGTCCATATTTGTCACAACATCCTGCGTTTGTTGACCTTCACTCTTAGCAAACACAAATTTGCTAGTCAATGTGGACTTAAATTGCCGCCATCTCGTCGCTACTGTTGACATAACCTTCGTCTTCACCTTTGGAGCTTCTGCGATATCAAACTTTGCCTACATAAATAcattagttaaaataataacaaaatgcaGCCAAATGTATATCATTATACAATACTAGCAATCAGCAAGTAGTCAATGACAATGTTCTGCCACAATACCCCCAGTAAAGCAAAAACATGCAATCAGCATATAATGTAAGTTTAGCATGCAATCACAGCCTTAAAATTTAACATCGAAATTCAACAAAtcataaatgaagaaaaagtttATGTCAAACTGAAAACAGTTATTGCCTTAAAGTATGAATTCCTAGAAAAACTTGTTTTCATGGTTTGTTAAGAACATGCTTCAGCCTTGCCAGAAACTGCCAAAACTTTAGCCAATAGTCTCTATGATCCCAACGATAGATAATAGTTAAATAAACCCACAGGTTAATCTTCAGCACCGTTCAGATGACAATTGACTGGTTCTTTTTTAATGTCTGATTTAGAAGCTATTAGCACGGCAAGACCGACGAAGATCAAGGGATCTTATACCAAAATTCATATCTAACTTTCCCATTTGAAGCAAAAATTGATTGAGAAGCTGCACTTCTCTTACAAAGGAAACATCCTCCACAATTAAATAACTATTAGAATGTGAATATTATTACTAATCtaagaaaaataacaactaGAAGTACTCCCACAACTCAAGAAAAAATAACGAGAAGTAGTCTCACAACTCAATTTGAATGTATCTTTTAGAAGTTATATACCCGTAAAATAATTAGACATTAATTCAATAAGAAGTAAACCACGATCCAATATGACAAAAATAATACACTGCCAAAATAGGATTTTCTATTCACATAAAGACAAAGCTTTGTTGTTGGTAACATCAACTCTTAGAACAAGACCAGAGTTCCCCACATTTCCATTCCACTTTGATCTGCCAATATGTAACACTAttaaaagtatgacaaaccatTTTATGATAGATAAGCACTATCCTTGAACTTTGGATTACTAATGTGCACTTAAATGCAAACTTTTACCTAACCACAGGGTAATTAAGCAACATCTTATAAGTGAACTGACATTTCCCTCTTTTTGATATAACAGTCATTTTGTGCTTAATAAAGACTAATGTTAAGCCAATAGTGAATTATAACACGCAAACTCCTTTTGATATAAACATGTTTGTACAACATTAGGAAACATCCAAAATAAGTCCCGCATAATTCAAGAACAACTTATGCTCATTCACAAACAACTTACAGATACCAAAGTTTATCCAAATGATGTAACCTAGTCAAATCGTGATACTAAACACTCAGAACTTCAACATGATATCAGTGAATTAGAGAGGAAAATAACAAATGACTGTGATTACGAGAACCTTCCTGATGAACTATATCATTCTTATagtgaattaatttaaaaatgtcaatTTGATGAAAAAGGTAAGCCAGTTTTAATAAGTGGACTTGTTTCAATATTCTGGTCTGAAGTTTTTCTTGACCTCAAAGTCTTAGAGTGGTGACATGGCTAAAAAAATCATGGGTGCCTGCCCTGTCCTTATTTGATGAGAAGAAACCCAATTTAACAGGGTTTGATTGAGGGTAGGTTAAGGTTTTCCTCAATTCATAAATGGTAGGGACATGTTTATTGAAGGTAGTGAGGATCTGTTACCATCCAGTGGAGAAAAAAAACTGTTTGACCTAGCATTTCATTCTTTATAGGGGAAATCTGTGTTTTCTTTAATGTTATCTAAACAGTTTCagctgttttgtttcttttcactTATTTGCAATTTCAAGAGGCCTTTAGTAGCACTGATGGACATGCTCTTCtttacccctaacaatcttagaagtaaatatagaccatgtttttacgccatagccttatattatttatatttacatattagcaaaaagaaacagtaaagTCTGAAggaaaaatagttaagaaagttgttcattagctgcaaatatccttcgctcctcaagtgcaagcttcttgcgtagccgctcttggtgctcagaaaatcctaaaaacaaatccctcttattactagctattttgaattctttagttcctaaatgtgcaaccttcaaattgttgctcgttcacCTCTTTGTTttatgcaaaaaagaaaatcaatatcaaacaaAACATGGAGAGAATTGTCATCGTTATTATTACTCGAACCAGAAGGAATAACATCTAAACAAGTCATTTTATTCTTAGAATGTGAAAACTCTGGATATTTATGGAGAACATGGGGTATGGAGGCACGTAAGCATGTCAATACCACACGTCATTTTCTCCAATTCAAGGGCTTGATTAATTGCTCTAGGAAAAAAGCATACATCTGGTATATTGTTTGGTTTGCAGCTGTTTGGAGCATTTGGCAATTCAAATTGCTTTACTATAATGTCATTTGATTTCCCCTTGTACTTGGTCTTTGCATTTGTTTGGTGAAATCTGGATCAGTAGGGACTTTGTTTTTTCTcagactaaaaatgaaaatttgtctATTTTGTTGTGCGCTCTGAGATCTTTGTTCTGACTTTATATGTggatcataattcataaatgaGAGTGATATGggtgttaaaaaaatgtgaccTATGACTAAAGGCTTTGCCTTAAATCCTTATAACCAAATTTAAAGCCCTTCAAGCTAAATCCATACAACTGATTTATACATGTGCAACCTCTTGGAGGGGCCCATGCGTCTTTAGAGTAGCAATGAACGGTCAAATATGAGGTTCTAAGGTGGCTGCTGCATGATGCAATTGCCATTTGATTGCATGCAGAATTTGTGCTCATTTTTGGTAATTGGTATTGAATGGTTTTATTGGTAGGACCGTTGAACAACATGGGGCTGGAGATGTTATGAACCATGTTTGGTGGACTTGCAGCTGGTAGCCTGGCTGTTCCTAACAGATCAAATGGTTAGCATAGTTTTGTAATTATCTAAATAGATTTTATACTATGTTGTTGTCTTTTGTCCAACTAGTTTTTATACTGCCCTCCCTGACTGGCGTGACTTCATTGTTTTAATCAGAGCCACCGGAGCAATTGTATGCCACCCAACTTTCTCAGCTGCAAGAGATGGGGTTCTTTGACACGCAAGAGAACATAAGGGCTCTTATTGCTACATCAGGGAACATACATGCAGCAGTTGAGCTTGAAGGTCATCCGGAAGAACTTGGTTAAGAAGTGCCTTCAGCTCATCTTTGAAATTGCAGAGAACAAGGAGGATTACATCAAGTTCTATGAGGCTTTCTCGAAGAACATTTACAAACAACTTGGGGGCCTATATTTTCCTAACAAAGAAGGCATATAAATACTTTTACAAACAACTTGGGGGCCTATAATTTCTGTTTGGCTTGCtgctgattttaaaaatatagcagatataaaaaaatatgtatgtatAATGTGGTATTTGATTCTTCTAAAGTAAATTCTTCAATTTTCTTTCTAGCAGCAAGAAGACTATATTCCTGAGCTTATTCTAACGAGACCATGGGACAAAGCTGATCTGTTATGATGTCGAGGATAGTTTATTTTCCTGATGGAGACAaactaataaaacataattcaatCACTTTTGTTGTCCATCCAAAAGTAGGGGATGATGAAAGAAAACACCAAATGAAGGACATATCGTGTAGGCTATATTAGTGATGTGCAGCTTCAACAATTGGTAAGAGGATGAAATAGAGGAATGGTATCATAAGGCTAGACTTTTGTTATATACCCATAAATAAGAACATCAATGATATACAACATTAAATACTATTAACCAATCAAGTATTTGTTGTAAAGGGCAGGAAACACATGTATTTCTTATAAAGGACAAGTATTTGTTATCCTCAATTATGTTTGTAACAGAAAAATTCATTCTCAATTCAAATATAGTAATTGGTATGAAGGACTTACTAGAATGTCATTCCACACTATCTCCTTTAGCATCTCCGGTACGTCTTTCCAAGTATTGTGGATAATGGGAACCTTTTCTCGCGCGACTACGCCAAGGTAGCTGTGGAAGTTTTCACGCATTGGTCCCGATGCTCTCCCGGTAGCAGGATCCACATTAAATGCCGGTCTGGGCTGATCCACGGTTCTTAAAGTTAGCGTTCTAAGCTGTGTCGTTGTTCTACTCCTCTTTGAAGTGGCCTCTGATTGACCATCAGACTGCGGAGGAGACGTCGGCCGTGTGTCCATGatcttgtgaaaaaaaatacaaaattaatattaatgtgaAACGTTAAAAGCAAAGGCgtaatagtaaaataattattatatttacacattaAACAAAGCATTACTTTCAAACTCAGGCTGTAGGAATGTTTTCCCAtaaaccttcatcatgatctacaCGATTTGCATGTCCATCATCCACTTCATCAGCTTCATTCATTGAAGgcatttgttttgaaaaaccagacattgtagaagcaaggcttcatggtgaatgtgattcaaaggtgttttgatgataacaatgatgacaacaaaagatgatgacaaaggtgatgaacaaaaagcccaaagatcaaagaacatctcaagtgaatcaagaacaagtcaagagttcaagaatcaaggagaattcaagactcaagaagaaagcctagaatcaagaatcaagattcaaaatctcaagaatcaaaatcaagattcaagaatgaagaaaagactcaatcaagataaatattaattttttttttcaaaactttgaatagcacttgagtttttgacaaaacctttaccaaagagtttttactctctggtaatcgattaccatattgttgtaatcgattaccggtagcaaaatgagtttgaaacagttttcaaactgaatttacaacgttccaattatttacaaaatgctgtaatcaattacaatgttttgataatcgattaccagtgcccttgaacgttgaaactcaaatttaaatgtgaagagtcacatcctttcactcaaaagctttgtgtaatcgattacacttatttgataatcgattaccagtgattgtttctaaaaaatcaaaagatgtaactcttcaaaaaggctttgactttttcaaatgggttttaagtttttctaaaagttataactcttctgaatggtcttcttgaccagatgtgaagagtctataaaagcaaggctttgttttagATTTCAagaatcttgaatacttttccaatcatttcattacagtcctttacaagccttgaatctctttgaacttcttcttcttctttgtaccaaaagctttctgaagttttctggttttccaaaccttgaaaacttgtgctattcatcttttcattctcttctccctttgtcaaaaagaattcgccaaggactaaccgcctgaattcattttgtgtctctcttctcccttttctaaaagaacaaaggactaaccgcctgaattcttttgtgtctcccttctcccttgtcaaagaattcaaaacgacacagtctgagaattcttttaattcttcccattccctaatacaaaagtgttcaaaggactaaccgcctgagaattcttttgtatccccattcacaaagtatcaaaggtttaatagcctgagatctttgtctcaacacattggagggtacatcctttgtggtacaagtagagggtacatctacttgggtttgactgagaacaagaaagggtacatctcttgtggattagttctagtggagggtacatccactaggttcaaagagaacaagggagggtacatcccttgtggatctttgcttgtaaatggatttttacaaggttgaaagaaatctcaaggatcgcaggtcgcttggggactggatgtaggcacgggttgttgccgaaccagtataaaaactcttgtgtgtttgtttccttcttccctactcttttactttccgctgtgcatttaattttcgcttttactttctgttaagttttctcttctactcctcattctcttaacaatttagtaaaagccttaaaagagtaatttttaattagtaaaggtttaggaataattaattcaaccccccctttttaattattctgaggccactcgatccaacagacATTTGCCCAATGTCAAGGGTTGAATCATCATTATGGTAATTCATTCCACTTGGTCTTCCTTGCAGAACCACACACAAACTTGAATTACATGGATCTTGTACATAGAAAACTTGTCTGGCTTGTTCTGCCATAATGAAAGGTTCCTCCATATATGCCACCTTACTAAGGTCTACCAAAGTAAATCCCAATGGATCTTGAAGCACATCCGTTGTCCCGTTGACCCACTGACACTTAAAAACAGGCACTCTAAATGCAGTATAATCAACCTCCCAAATTTCGTGAATGACGCCAAAGTAAGACATGGATGCTCGAATAGGGTTGTTGTCCGATGTACTGCAAAAGTGATCCGAATCAGCATCAACACAGACCCCACTGTTTTGTAAGGAACTTTTATCATCTTGTGACTTTGTGTAGAATGAATAATTGTTAATGTCATACCCCTTCCATGTAGGGACATTCAGATTTGGGCCATTGGCTAACAATGTTAGTCTTCTGGAAACACTTTTATCAGCAAATATTGTTTGTCTAAACCAATTTATGAAAGTTTTGTTGTGCTCTTGCAATACcctcatcatgttcattttgGGGTGAGTATctctaacatgttttttgtgAGCCTCTATGTACGGTAACACCTCTGTTGTGttgtttaatatatacaaatgtgcTTGTGACACATCATGTCTACTCATTGTCACAACATTGTATCCACGAGTACCCTTGCCCGTTTTTGCTTGCTCATGACGGGATGAAGGAACACCAACAGTTTTCAATGAGTCAATGTACTGTGAGGCAAACTCAATACATTCTTCGGCAACGTATCTTTCAACTATTGAGGCCTCTGGTCGATGTTGATTCTTCGTATAACCCTTTAAGACTTTCATGTACCGCTCAACTGGATACATCCATTTAAAAAACACAGGACCACAATACCTTATTTCCCTTACCAAATGAACAACTAAGTGtaccatgatgtcaaaaaatgaaggaggGAAAAACATCTCCATTTGACAAAGGACAACGGCAACCTCATCTTCCAAAGCATCCAACTGTTTAGGGTCAATCACCTTCGCACATatagaattaaaaatgaaacacacACGACTAATTGCAACACGAACCTTCTTAGGCAATGTTCCGCGAATTGCAACAAGCAAAAGTTGTTGCATTAACACATGACAATCATGTGATTTCAAGCCAACCAACTTAAGCTCATTCACAGACACAAGACTCTTGAtgtttgaagagtatccttgtgggactttcatAGTACACAAGCATTCACAAAAACTTCTCTTTTCAGCTGTTGACATTGTGTAACATGCTGGGGGCAGATATGTCCGTGGACCTTTGGAGATAGGATGCAACACCTGACGTATACCCATGTCAACCAAGTCTTGACGACACTTGAAAACATCCTTTGTTTTGCCTTTAATGTTTAGGAGGGTCCCAATTAAagaatcacaaacatttttctccacatgcatcaCGTCTATACAATGCCTAACATGATGATcggaccagtacggaagatcaaagaaaatagaCTTTTTTTCCCACATGTTTGAATTGGAGGATGGTTTTTTTTGGGACTTGCCAAACATATTTACGACATCCTT
The Glycine max cultivar Williams 82 chromosome 16, Glycine_max_v4.0, whole genome shotgun sequence genome window above contains:
- the LOC100788557 gene encoding uncharacterized protein; translated protein: MIRDLGQEGFEEAHAPLYDNIEIDSKKPLYSGCTSFTKLSAVLALVNLKARFGWSDKSFSELLMLLKNILPVDNVLPKNHYEAKKILCPVGMQYEKIHACSNDCILYRDEFAELDYCPVCGVSRYKPTNGDSSVLVSPANRRPAKVCWYLPIIPRFKRLFDNGKDAKNLTWHADTRKLDVLLRHPADSPQWKAIDRLYLDFGAEPRNLRLGLATDGMNPFGTLSTNHSSWPVLLFIYNLPPWLCMKRKYVMLSLMIVGPRQPGNDIDAYLRPLIDNLRKLWEERVDNTSFRQLKHGKKTVYTRHRRFLKQYHPYRRLKKAFDGSQEHETAPNPLTGDQVYERVKDVVNMFGKSQKKPSSNSNMWEKKSIFFDLPYWSDHHVRHCIDVMHVEKNVCDSLIGTLLNIKGKTKDVFKCRQDLVDMGIRQVLHPISKGPRTYLPPACYTMSTAEKRSFCECLCTMKVPQGYSSNIKSLVSVNELKLVGLKSHDCHVLMQQLLLVAIRGTLPKKVRVAISRVCFIFNSICAKVIDPKQLDALEDEVAVVLCQMEMFFPPSFFDIMVHLVVHLVREIRYCGPVFFKWMYPVERYMKVLKGYTKNQHRPEASIVERYVAEECIEFASQYIDSLKTVGVPSSRHEQAKTGKGTRGYNVVTMSRHDVSQAHLYILNNTTEVLPYIEAHKKHVRDTHPKMNMMRVLQEHNKTFINWFRQTIFADKSVSRRLTLLANGPNLNVPTWKGYDINNYSFYTKSQDDKSSLQNSGVCVDADSDHFCSTSDNNPIRASMSYFGVIHEIWEVDYTAFRVPVFKCQWVNGTTDVLQDPLGFTLVDLSKVAYMEEPFIMAEQARQVFYVQDPSDEVDDGHANRVDHDEGLWENIPTA